A section of the Marinimicrobium koreense genome encodes:
- a CDS encoding rolling circle replication-associated protein — protein sequence MRSKPLPNIPNEKPANVRAFCGGVVIGQLVKLTRAQSEARHEVPHRLVKAPKSPTTPERQLERAFARHQFLFESEKLRHCASVPLQPLEVEPKPVITPKGQTGCATVIQYREWSDEWRIRTQVETANNLPPQVDGERITETLSQRGAKKIAESCEYMSLKKGGFKTFVTGTFNEAARARIAANETTIQRELSRCMDAMQKMYQRGWTTDKGERVPGHTEGLSYCWVVEVPKNEQGEDNPHIHMLLGWAVPFAQFTNWASRIEGIWGNGYFHMEKIKDCRCAGAYMAKALGYMTKGQEGSQGKVRGNRYGISEPARAPDWVTVGKKQLHAMGQIIADVYDHITQKYGADYRERKQLNKRLDETPKTAKATRYQIGKRLQAVRDKLSSLPIRCNKYQVILKGESAQRTFLSWALGDSNKPPEWLPELPSELAWEPANTPEAKDGHYWRNLEKAYQHRKRQFQELKRQRHAVTDEVCSWMVEQAERFKDAACSAWEEYAYLEFT from the coding sequence ATGAGATCTAAGCCTTTACCCAATATCCCGAATGAGAAGCCCGCCAATGTGCGGGCTTTTTGCGGTGGTGTGGTAATCGGTCAGTTGGTGAAGCTGACCCGAGCGCAAAGCGAGGCGCGGCACGAAGTGCCGCATAGGCTAGTCAAGGCGCCCAAAAGTCCGACAACACCTGAAAGGCAGCTTGAGCGGGCATTTGCACGGCACCAGTTCCTATTTGAAAGCGAAAAGCTCCGGCATTGCGCCTCAGTGCCATTACAACCGCTGGAAGTCGAACCAAAGCCGGTTATCACACCGAAAGGGCAAACCGGCTGCGCCACCGTGATCCAATACCGCGAGTGGTCCGACGAATGGCGCATCAGGACCCAGGTGGAAACTGCGAACAACCTGCCACCCCAAGTCGATGGCGAGCGTATTACCGAAACGCTGAGCCAGAGAGGCGCTAAGAAGATTGCCGAGAGCTGCGAGTATATGAGCTTGAAAAAGGGCGGCTTTAAGACCTTTGTAACCGGAACCTTCAACGAAGCTGCCAGGGCGCGGATTGCTGCCAACGAAACCACGATCCAGCGCGAGCTAAGTCGCTGCATGGACGCGATGCAGAAGATGTACCAGCGAGGCTGGACGACGGATAAGGGCGAGCGGGTTCCGGGCCACACCGAGGGGCTTTCCTATTGCTGGGTTGTGGAAGTGCCCAAAAATGAGCAGGGCGAAGACAATCCGCACATTCACATGTTGCTTGGCTGGGCGGTTCCGTTTGCTCAGTTCACAAACTGGGCATCCCGGATCGAGGGTATATGGGGGAACGGCTATTTTCACATGGAGAAAATCAAGGACTGCCGTTGCGCCGGAGCCTACATGGCTAAAGCCTTGGGCTACATGACCAAAGGCCAGGAGGGCAGCCAGGGGAAGGTGCGGGGCAACCGCTATGGAATCAGCGAGCCCGCCAGAGCGCCCGACTGGGTGACAGTTGGGAAAAAGCAGCTTCACGCCATGGGGCAGATCATTGCCGATGTGTATGACCACATTACTCAGAAGTATGGGGCGGATTACCGAGAGCGAAAGCAGTTAAACAAGAGGCTGGACGAAACTCCGAAGACTGCCAAAGCGACTCGCTATCAAATCGGAAAACGGCTTCAGGCAGTGAGAGACAAGCTCAGCTCGTTGCCGATTCGGTGCAACAAGTACCAAGTGATTCTAAAGGGTGAGAGCGCCCAGCGAACGTTTCTAAGCTGGGCACTAGGGGACTCCAATAAACCGCCAGAGTGGCTGCCGGAACTGCCTAGCGAGCTAGCTTGGGAGCCGGCGAACACACCAGAAGCAAAAGATGGTCACTATTGGCGCAACTTGGAGAAGGCCTATCAGCACCGCAAGCGTCAGTTCCAAGAGTTAAAGCGCCAGCGTCATGCTGTCACCGATGAGGTTTGCTCATGGATGGTAGAGCAAGCGGAGCGATTTAAAGACGCTGCTTGTAGCGCTTGGGAGGAGTACGCATACTTGGAGTTTACTTAG
- a CDS encoding ATP-binding protein → MDLEAFFTDSGILHHELKIGVVSTVTAQTVKINLAHAGDVSGSYIEGSRYGRGEVGELVLIEGQQAIVLGRVVEVRLPDRDRTELSQDFQGSGQLDAIGYVQLLGSINIEHLKIQAGISAYPRLGDRVFSATSGLLSALPQLMNDGVNSSKTKVTINLGKISGADGSSIHVTPEKLFGRHCAILGSTGGGKSWTTAKVIEECAKFSGSKVIVIDATGEYRSLSNTSTLHHHLGNPLHKNLNSSEIAIPPTDFIESDFIAMFDPSGKVQGPKLKEAIKSLRLARLSPHLFPDGFIRKIEQSKASYRKALNTGNNSKLVDDPAMPFDITKLTRQIVEECCWESDFNKEGYWGKANNDLGYCSSLLTRIQAVTYATSMKSVFQFDGQVKTLTESIEAFISGDNRTFRLCLSDVSYEFYAREILANVIGRKLLKLAREERFRAMPLLIVVDEAHNFLGKQVGSEDHSTRLDAFELIAKEGRKYGLNICLTTQRPRDITEGVLSQMGTLLVHRLTNDRDREVVERACGEIDRSSASFLPNLKQGEIAVIGVDFPIPMTIQMDKPFTPPLSDGPNFQELWKTYTL, encoded by the coding sequence ATGGACTTAGAAGCTTTTTTTACAGACTCAGGCATATTGCATCATGAGCTAAAAATTGGTGTTGTTTCAACTGTTACGGCTCAGACGGTAAAGATAAATCTTGCTCATGCCGGTGATGTAAGTGGTAGCTACATCGAAGGTTCTAGATACGGCAGAGGTGAGGTGGGTGAGCTAGTGCTCATTGAGGGCCAGCAGGCGATAGTTCTTGGGAGGGTCGTAGAGGTCCGGCTTCCGGACCGAGACAGAACAGAGCTATCTCAAGATTTTCAAGGATCGGGCCAGCTTGACGCTATTGGATATGTACAACTACTTGGATCCATTAATATCGAACACTTGAAAATCCAGGCTGGAATCTCCGCGTATCCAAGACTTGGTGACCGCGTATTCTCCGCCACCTCAGGGCTATTGTCAGCATTACCGCAATTGATGAATGATGGAGTCAATTCTTCCAAGACTAAAGTTACCATTAACCTAGGAAAGATTTCCGGGGCGGATGGGAGCAGCATCCACGTTACACCCGAAAAGCTGTTTGGTAGGCATTGTGCGATTCTTGGATCAACCGGAGGGGGTAAGAGCTGGACAACAGCAAAAGTGATAGAAGAGTGCGCAAAATTCTCAGGCTCAAAGGTCATAGTCATTGATGCGACAGGTGAATACCGGTCACTGAGTAATACGTCTACGCTACACCATCATCTGGGAAATCCATTGCATAAAAACTTGAACTCCTCGGAGATTGCAATCCCTCCGACAGACTTTATCGAATCAGATTTCATTGCAATGTTTGACCCATCCGGAAAAGTTCAAGGCCCAAAGCTCAAGGAGGCTATCAAGAGCCTTCGCTTGGCTCGACTTTCCCCACACTTATTCCCTGACGGATTCATTCGGAAAATCGAACAAAGCAAGGCTTCGTACAGAAAAGCCTTGAACACGGGAAACAATTCAAAACTAGTCGACGACCCTGCAATGCCTTTTGATATAACCAAACTAACTCGGCAGATTGTAGAAGAGTGCTGCTGGGAATCTGATTTTAACAAAGAAGGATATTGGGGAAAAGCAAACAACGATCTTGGTTACTGTTCGTCCCTGCTCACCAGAATTCAAGCTGTAACGTACGCCACCTCAATGAAGTCTGTCTTTCAATTTGATGGACAAGTAAAAACACTTACGGAATCAATAGAAGCTTTTATTTCAGGCGACAACAGGACTTTCAGGCTATGTCTGAGTGATGTAAGTTATGAGTTCTATGCGAGAGAAATTCTAGCAAATGTTATAGGACGAAAACTTTTAAAACTTGCCAGAGAAGAACGATTTCGTGCCATGCCCTTATTGATCGTGGTAGACGAGGCGCACAACTTCCTTGGAAAACAAGTTGGGTCAGAGGATCACTCTACAAGACTTGATGCTTTCGAACTTATTGCAAAAGAAGGCAGAAAGTACGGCCTAAACATCTGCCTTACAACTCAACGCCCTAGAGATATTACGGAAGGCGTTCTCAGTCAAATGGGAACACTCCTTGTGCATCGATTAACCAATGATAGAGATCGAGAAGTGGTCGAACGAGCTTGCGGTGAAATTGACCGTTCGTCAGCGTCATTTTTGCCAAATTTAAAGCAAGGCGAGATCGCTGTAATTGGCGTAGACTTTCCCATACCAATGACCATTCAAATGGATAAGCCATTCACCCCACCTCTATCAGACGGACCCAACTTTCAAGAGCTTTGGAAAACTTACACACTGTAA
- the tgt gene encoding tRNA guanosine(34) transglycosylase Tgt, whose amino-acid sequence MQFELDREDGLARRGRLKFPRGVVETPAFMPVGTYGTVKGMLPRDIEAIGAQIILGNTFHLMLRPGTEVVKAHGDLHDFMQWSGPILTDSGGFQVFSLGDIRKITEEGVSFRSPIDGSPVFLGPEEAMQVQRDLGSDIVMIFDECTPYPATEDEARKSMELSLRWAKRSKDAHGDNPSALFGIVQGGMYESLRRESLAGLEEIGFDGYAIGGLSVGEPKEDMVRVLSALTPHMPKDKPRYLMGVGKPEDLVEGVRRGVDMFDCVMPTRNARNGHLFTHEGVIKIRNAKHRHDTGSLDPKCDCYTCQNFSRAYLHHLDKCGEILGAQLQTIHNLRYYQLVMAGLREAIAAGELEAFVADFYRALGKDVPPLTP is encoded by the coding sequence ATGCAGTTTGAACTGGACCGGGAAGACGGCCTGGCCCGACGCGGCCGCCTGAAGTTCCCCCGGGGCGTGGTGGAAACCCCGGCTTTTATGCCCGTGGGCACCTACGGCACGGTCAAGGGCATGTTGCCTCGGGATATTGAGGCCATTGGCGCTCAGATAATCCTGGGAAACACCTTTCACCTGATGCTGCGTCCGGGCACCGAGGTGGTCAAGGCCCACGGCGATCTGCACGACTTTATGCAGTGGTCCGGCCCGATTCTGACCGACTCCGGTGGCTTTCAGGTGTTCAGCCTGGGGGATATCCGCAAAATCACCGAAGAGGGCGTGTCGTTCCGCTCGCCCATTGATGGCAGCCCGGTATTTCTCGGCCCCGAGGAGGCCATGCAGGTCCAGCGGGATCTGGGGTCGGACATTGTGATGATCTTCGATGAGTGCACCCCGTACCCGGCCACGGAGGATGAGGCGCGCAAGTCCATGGAGCTGTCCCTGCGTTGGGCCAAGCGCTCCAAGGATGCCCACGGTGACAATCCGTCCGCGCTGTTCGGCATTGTGCAGGGGGGCATGTATGAGTCCCTGCGCCGGGAATCGCTGGCGGGCCTGGAGGAGATCGGCTTTGACGGCTACGCCATCGGCGGCCTGTCGGTGGGCGAGCCCAAAGAAGATATGGTGCGCGTACTGTCGGCCCTGACGCCCCATATGCCCAAAGACAAGCCCCGCTATCTGATGGGCGTGGGCAAGCCGGAGGACCTGGTGGAGGGTGTGCGCCGAGGCGTGGATATGTTCGACTGCGTGATGCCCACCCGCAACGCCCGCAATGGCCACCTGTTCACCCATGAGGGGGTGATCAAGATTCGCAATGCCAAGCATCGCCACGACACCGGCTCCCTCGACCCGAAGTGTGACTGCTACACCTGCCAGAACTTCAGCCGCGCCTACTTGCATCACCTGGACAAGTGCGGCGAGATCCTCGGCGCTCAGCTGCAGACCATCCACAACCTGCGCTACTACCAGCTGGTGATGGCCGGGCTGAGGGAGGCCATTGCCGCCGGCGAGTTGGAGGCTTTCGTGGCCGACTTCTATCGGGCCCTCGGTAAGGACGTGCCGCCGCTGACGCCATAA
- a CDS encoding helix-turn-helix transcriptional regulator, which translates to MAKLLTTKQAAQHLGVSAAFLERDRWAGARIPFIKLGTRSVRYRSEDLEDYINRQMRHSTTENAA; encoded by the coding sequence ATGGCTAAACTACTCACCACCAAGCAAGCAGCTCAGCACCTGGGTGTTAGCGCAGCCTTTCTCGAAAGAGATCGCTGGGCGGGCGCTCGCATCCCCTTCATAAAGCTGGGTACTCGCTCGGTTCGCTATCGCAGCGAGGACCTGGAGGACTACATTAACCGGCAGATGCGGCACTCCACCACGGAGAATGCCGCATGA
- the queA gene encoding tRNA preQ1(34) S-adenosylmethionine ribosyltransferase-isomerase QueA, translated as MRRQDFYYDLPESLIAREPAAERRGSRLLGLDGPTGKVTHGQFPDLLEQVRPGDLMVFNDTKVIPARLFGMKDTGGKVEILVERLLTDARVLAHTRASKSPKIGSLIVLEDGTRLAVTGRRDDLFELNFPPEETALSVLERLGHMPLPPYIDREDEELDRERYQTVYGRKAGAVAAPTAGLHFDDDLLAQLQAKGVNLAFVTLHVGAGTFQPVRVDNIAEHKMHSEVMDLNEQVAEQVRATRATGGRVIAVGTTSVRCLETAAARAESGQGMAAYQGETDIFITPGFEFKAVDALLTNFHLPESTLMMLVSAFAGYRHIMDAYREAVAQEYRFFSYGDAMFITRNPDAPRDLPGSPSEG; from the coding sequence ATGCGCCGCCAGGATTTTTACTACGATCTGCCCGAATCCCTGATTGCCCGTGAACCGGCCGCCGAGCGACGCGGGAGTCGCTTGCTGGGGCTGGATGGCCCGACCGGGAAGGTGACCCACGGTCAATTCCCGGACCTGCTGGAGCAGGTGCGCCCCGGGGATCTGATGGTGTTCAACGATACCAAGGTGATTCCCGCCCGCCTGTTCGGGATGAAAGACACCGGCGGCAAGGTTGAGATTCTGGTGGAGCGCCTGCTGACCGATGCGCGGGTGCTGGCCCACACCCGGGCGAGCAAGTCCCCCAAGATTGGTAGTCTGATCGTGCTGGAAGACGGCACCCGCCTGGCGGTGACCGGGCGGCGCGACGACCTGTTCGAGCTGAACTTCCCGCCGGAGGAAACCGCGCTGTCGGTATTGGAGCGCCTGGGGCATATGCCGCTGCCGCCCTATATCGACCGGGAAGATGAGGAACTGGATCGGGAGCGTTATCAGACGGTGTACGGTCGCAAGGCCGGCGCTGTCGCCGCGCCTACCGCCGGTCTGCACTTTGATGATGACCTGCTGGCCCAGTTGCAGGCCAAAGGCGTCAATCTGGCCTTTGTCACCCTGCATGTGGGTGCGGGCACGTTTCAGCCGGTGCGGGTGGATAATATTGCCGAGCATAAAATGCACAGCGAGGTCATGGACCTGAATGAGCAGGTGGCCGAGCAGGTGCGCGCCACCCGCGCGACTGGCGGTCGAGTGATTGCCGTGGGCACCACCAGCGTGCGCTGCCTGGAAACCGCCGCCGCTCGTGCCGAATCGGGGCAGGGGATGGCCGCCTATCAGGGCGAGACCGATATCTTCATTACTCCCGGCTTTGAATTCAAGGCGGTGGATGCGTTGCTGACCAATTTCCACTTGCCCGAATCGACGTTGATGATGCTGGTGTCCGCCTTTGCGGGTTACCGACACATCATGGACGCCTATCGAGAAGCCGTGGCTCAGGAATACCGCTTTTTCAGTTACGGCGATGCCATGTTTATCACCCGCAACCCGGACGCTCCGCGCGATCTCCCGGGTAGTCCTTCCGAGGGATAA
- a CDS encoding SIR2 family protein: MTDRNATHKKGLLAYLKPGITKWAPLDESSLIDLYGEPQENATHGQEPEEQLNPIQREWLAESKQYFNDMLSSALQLPNLFFFAGSGTSMGEVSGPSMWDLWCKSMWANPDAKKGDSDYGKLTQPASSACKKVNYSERENPNIEHFLSQCDAYLLFTEDDSVNKFLIHVKRIILESCSAFIDKEDSDISAYSGLLQKLARRRVRDPRLKVFTTNYDMCFETAGSDLGMMLIDGFSYTRNRRFDGRYFNYDVVRRESDSHEFVEGIVQLYKLHGSVSWERSGSEIFERTNPSPERAALIYPAKGKYQQAFIQPHLELFSRFIETLRTPNNCLLMSGYGFNDDHLSEPIVSAIKSNPSLKLIIADYNAALHIQNSGKNGSSSYWIELAELSSNGYDIHLVNASFSEFVKYIPNLRALSPAEQLAKAVKKAGR, translated from the coding sequence ATGACCGACCGAAACGCCACTCATAAGAAAGGACTTCTCGCTTACCTGAAACCAGGCATAACTAAATGGGCGCCTTTAGACGAGTCATCTTTGATTGACCTTTATGGCGAACCCCAAGAGAACGCCACCCATGGACAAGAGCCAGAGGAACAACTTAATCCCATCCAGAGGGAATGGCTGGCTGAAAGCAAACAGTACTTTAACGACATGCTTTCCTCTGCGTTACAGCTGCCAAATCTATTCTTTTTTGCAGGTAGCGGAACCTCTATGGGAGAGGTTTCTGGCCCCAGCATGTGGGACTTGTGGTGTAAATCCATGTGGGCAAACCCCGACGCAAAAAAAGGAGACTCCGATTACGGAAAATTGACACAACCCGCATCATCCGCCTGCAAAAAGGTCAATTACTCTGAGAGAGAAAACCCAAACATCGAACACTTTCTTTCTCAGTGCGACGCCTACCTACTATTTACCGAAGATGACTCTGTTAATAAATTTCTGATACACGTCAAGAGAATAATATTAGAGTCCTGCTCTGCGTTTATAGATAAGGAAGATAGCGATATTTCTGCTTATAGCGGCCTACTACAAAAGCTAGCTCGCCGCCGAGTTCGTGACCCCCGCCTAAAAGTGTTCACCACAAACTACGATATGTGCTTCGAGACTGCCGGGTCTGACTTAGGAATGATGCTAATTGACGGATTTTCTTACACAAGAAACCGTCGGTTTGATGGCCGCTACTTCAACTATGACGTAGTTCGCAGGGAAAGCGACTCCCATGAATTTGTAGAGGGAATCGTACAACTTTACAAGCTTCATGGATCAGTGAGCTGGGAACGCTCAGGAAGCGAAATATTTGAGCGCACCAATCCATCTCCAGAAAGAGCAGCACTGATATATCCAGCCAAGGGCAAATACCAGCAAGCATTTATTCAACCACACCTTGAACTGTTTTCTCGATTCATTGAAACTTTGCGAACGCCCAACAACTGTTTACTAATGTCTGGATATGGGTTCAACGATGACCACCTATCCGAACCAATTGTATCTGCCATTAAGTCAAACCCAAGCTTAAAGCTCATTATCGCCGACTATAATGCTGCCCTCCACATACAAAATTCAGGTAAAAACGGCTCAAGCTCATACTGGATAGAACTGGCAGAATTATCTTCTAACGGATATGACATTCACCTAGTTAACGCTTCATTCAGCGAGTTCGTCAAGTACATCCCAAATCTAAGAGCATTGAGCCCTGCTGAGCAATTAGCGAAAGCAGTGAAAAAGGCGGGCCGTTAG
- a CDS encoding tyrosine-type recombinase/integrase, with amino-acid sequence MPQLKISKRTVDAVTPPDPTPEGKPTQVFYRDTELTGFGLKVTNAGTKTYVVEARVQGKPKRITLGKHGPLTAEQARRKAQGLLGDIAMGKDPNAEKREYLTRGVTLKQVYDEYLQTRRDLKPNTLHDYKRCIEVSLGDWLSRPIAEISKEMVEKRHQKLGSTSHARANNTMRVLRALFNFAMEQYEDKNGQPIITLNPVNRLSRNRSWYTVKRRQTLLTPSQLKPWYEATMLLNQETTRDYLHFLLMTGLRRSEATRMTWEDVDFEERTFIIPETKNKEPHRLPMSDFLEDLLKRRYQAAEKVWVFPSPVTDGPLKEPRTAMAKVTEHSGIEFKLHDLRRTFITIAESLDIPAYALKRLLNHKYSNDVTAGYIVPSTERLRIPMQRITDFIREKIEA; translated from the coding sequence ATGCCGCAGCTCAAAATCAGCAAACGAACCGTCGATGCGGTGACTCCGCCGGACCCCACCCCGGAGGGTAAACCCACCCAGGTCTTCTACCGGGATACGGAGCTGACCGGCTTTGGTCTGAAAGTCACCAACGCCGGTACAAAGACCTATGTGGTAGAAGCTCGGGTCCAGGGAAAGCCCAAACGCATTACCCTGGGCAAACACGGCCCATTGACCGCCGAGCAGGCCCGGCGGAAGGCGCAAGGCCTGCTGGGCGATATTGCCATGGGCAAAGACCCGAATGCGGAGAAGCGGGAGTATCTGACCCGGGGCGTCACTCTCAAGCAGGTCTATGATGAATACCTGCAAACCCGGCGGGATCTCAAGCCTAACACTCTGCACGACTACAAGCGCTGTATTGAAGTATCCCTTGGGGATTGGCTGAGCAGGCCCATCGCCGAGATTTCCAAGGAAATGGTGGAGAAGCGGCATCAAAAGCTGGGCTCGACCAGTCACGCCAGGGCGAACAACACCATGAGAGTGCTCCGAGCGCTGTTCAACTTCGCCATGGAGCAATATGAGGACAAGAACGGCCAACCGATCATCACCTTGAACCCGGTTAACCGGCTCAGCCGCAATCGCTCCTGGTACACCGTAAAGCGCCGTCAGACCCTGCTGACGCCCTCCCAGCTCAAACCCTGGTATGAGGCCACCATGCTGCTGAACCAGGAAACCACACGGGACTACCTGCATTTTCTGCTTATGACCGGACTGCGACGGTCCGAGGCGACCCGCATGACCTGGGAGGACGTTGATTTTGAAGAGCGGACGTTCATCATTCCCGAAACCAAGAACAAAGAGCCGCACCGGCTGCCCATGTCAGATTTCTTGGAGGACTTGCTGAAAAGGCGCTACCAGGCTGCCGAGAAGGTCTGGGTCTTCCCTTCGCCGGTCACCGATGGACCGCTAAAAGAGCCAAGGACCGCCATGGCCAAGGTGACAGAGCACTCCGGTATTGAGTTCAAGCTCCACGACCTGCGCCGAACCTTCATCACCATAGCGGAAAGCCTGGATATACCCGCCTACGCCTTAAAGCGGCTGCTAAACCACAAGTATTCCAATGACGTTACCGCAGGGTATATCGTGCCCAGCACCGAGCGCCTTCGTATCCCCATGCAGCGCATCACGGACTTTATAAGGGAGAAAATTGAAGCATGA